A window from Thunnus albacares chromosome 19, fThuAlb1.1, whole genome shotgun sequence encodes these proteins:
- the LOC122969178 gene encoding chondroitin sulfate proteoglycan 5-like isoform X3 has translation MVLSDDSAERDHLIGAGLGLGAKLPVSSTRHHHSHKHAHLDFAEEDPPVGEELTAGGAGPDQPGNPLSDDVITVEFHSPAPDIVPSDAAVDWTKVPKAQKQKGGDPTAWTLSDFYDYLSPDDDLSALEMTPEPEPTPSPPADMEDENPLLAGSPSLPDNARPNVDSGPSLPAPPMPGPDKGEGLDLGGAMGADGCRLGFVRSGPGVCVSQCEVEPNFCFNGGVCTVVAGMGAFCRCNMQDYIWNKGTRCDWAVTEFQVMCVVVGVSSLVLLFLLMIIVFFAKRLHRLKNENKRLRKRSKYRPQSTEPQTDGLSVSTTADGSQPNVRKLCDTPPPAPQAHTHNLAYYDNIICQDEPQKQEDPAKSPQPQEEGSMNILNSHSPKHENNRPTSVVHDHGNTPNNTEENAEVNMLQNNLV, from the exons ATGGTGCTCAGTGATGACTCCGCAGAGAGGGACCACCTGATTGGAGCAGGGCTTGGGCTCGGGGCGAAACTCCCAGTCAGCTCCACCAGACATCATCATTCTCATAAACACGCCCACTTAGACTTCGCAGAGGAAGACCCACCTGTGGGGGAGGAGCTCACAGCCGGAGGGGCTGGACCAGACCAGCCCGGGAACCCCTTGTCTGATGACGTCATCACCGTGGAGTTCCACAGCCCTGCGCCAGATATCGTGCCCTCTGATGCTGCTGTGGATTGGACCAAAGTCCCAAAAGCACAGAAGCAAAAAGGGGGAGACCCTACTGCATGGACGCTTTCTGACTTTTATGACTACCTGTCCCCTGACGACGACCTCTCTGCATTGGAAATGACCCCAGAACCTGAGCCCACCCCTTCGCCCCCGGCTGACATGGAGGATGAGAATCCACTCCTGGCGGgctctccttctctcccagACAATGCAAGGCCTAACGTGGATAGTGGGCCCTCCTTACCTGCTCCTCCAATGCCAGGGCCGGACAAGGGTGAGGGGTTAGACTTAGGCGGCGCCATGGGGGCTGACGGCTGCAGGCTGGGCTTTGTACGCTCTGGACCTGGGGTCTGTGTATCCCAGTGTGAGGTTGAACCCAATTTCTGCTTCAATGGAGGAGTGTGCACCGTAGTGGCGGGAATGGGAGCTTTCTGCag GTGCAATATGCAGGACTACATCTGGAACAAAGGCACGCGCTGTGATTGGGCGGTCACAGAGTTCCAGGTGATGTGCGTGGTGGTGGGCGTGTCCTCCCTggtgctcctcttcctcctcatgatcATCGTATTCTTTGCCAAAAGGCTGCACCGCCTCAAGAACGAGAACAAGCGCCTTCGCAAacgcag TAAGTACCGCCCACAGAGCACCGAGCCACAGACGGATGGCCTCTCAGTTTCGACAACAGCAGACGGCTCGCAGCCAAACGTAAGGAAACTGTGTGACACCCCTCCGCCCGCTCCCCAAGCTCACACTCACAACCTGGCGTACTATGACAACATTATCTGTCAG GATGAGCCTCAGAAGCAGGAAGACCCGGCGAAGTCCCCACAGCCCCAGGAGGAGGGCTCTATGAACATCCTCAACTCTCACTCCCCCAAACACGAGAACAACCGCCCAACCTCTGTCGTCCACGACCACGGCAACACCCccaacaacacagaggaaaacGCCGAGGTAAACATGCTCCAGAACAACTTGGTATAA
- the LOC122969178 gene encoding chondroitin sulfate proteoglycan 5-like isoform X1 translates to MARGDGRLGTWQVLLTISMVIIPLSAHGRHSLARRHHHHNQSSVNKEALNTRMVLSDDSAERDHLIGAGLGLGAKLPVSSTRHHHSHKHAHLDFAEEDPPVGEELTAGGAGPDQPGNPLSDDVITVEFHSPAPDIVPSDAAVDWTKVPKAQKQKGGDPTAWTLSDFYDYLSPDDDLSALEMTPEPEPTPSPPADMEDENPLLAGSPSLPDNARPNVDSGPSLPAPPMPGPDKGEGLDLGGAMGADGCRLGFVRSGPGVCVSQCEVEPNFCFNGGVCTVVAGMGAFCRCNMQDYIWNKGTRCDWAVTEFQVMCVVVGVSSLVLLFLLMIIVFFAKRLHRLKNENKRLRKRSKYRPQSTEPQTDGLSVSTTADGSQPNVRKLCDTPPPAPQAHTHNLAYYDNIICQDEPQKQEDPAKSPQPQEEGSMNILNSHSPKHENNRPTSVVHDHGNTPNNTEENAEVNMLQNNLV, encoded by the exons ATGGCGCGCGGTGACGGTCGGTTGGGAACCTGGCAGGTGCTACTGACCATCTCCATGGTCATCATTCCCCTGTCTGCTCACG GGAGGCATTCACTGGCCAGGCGTCATCATCACCACAACCAATCATCTGTCAACAAGGAGGCCTTGAACACCAGAATGGTGCTCAGTGATGACTCCGCAGAGAGGGACCACCTGATTGGAGCAGGGCTTGGGCTCGGGGCGAAACTCCCAGTCAGCTCCACCAGACATCATCATTCTCATAAACACGCCCACTTAGACTTCGCAGAGGAAGACCCACCTGTGGGGGAGGAGCTCACAGCCGGAGGGGCTGGACCAGACCAGCCCGGGAACCCCTTGTCTGATGACGTCATCACCGTGGAGTTCCACAGCCCTGCGCCAGATATCGTGCCCTCTGATGCTGCTGTGGATTGGACCAAAGTCCCAAAAGCACAGAAGCAAAAAGGGGGAGACCCTACTGCATGGACGCTTTCTGACTTTTATGACTACCTGTCCCCTGACGACGACCTCTCTGCATTGGAAATGACCCCAGAACCTGAGCCCACCCCTTCGCCCCCGGCTGACATGGAGGATGAGAATCCACTCCTGGCGGgctctccttctctcccagACAATGCAAGGCCTAACGTGGATAGTGGGCCCTCCTTACCTGCTCCTCCAATGCCAGGGCCGGACAAGGGTGAGGGGTTAGACTTAGGCGGCGCCATGGGGGCTGACGGCTGCAGGCTGGGCTTTGTACGCTCTGGACCTGGGGTCTGTGTATCCCAGTGTGAGGTTGAACCCAATTTCTGCTTCAATGGAGGAGTGTGCACCGTAGTGGCGGGAATGGGAGCTTTCTGCag GTGCAATATGCAGGACTACATCTGGAACAAAGGCACGCGCTGTGATTGGGCGGTCACAGAGTTCCAGGTGATGTGCGTGGTGGTGGGCGTGTCCTCCCTggtgctcctcttcctcctcatgatcATCGTATTCTTTGCCAAAAGGCTGCACCGCCTCAAGAACGAGAACAAGCGCCTTCGCAAacgcag TAAGTACCGCCCACAGAGCACCGAGCCACAGACGGATGGCCTCTCAGTTTCGACAACAGCAGACGGCTCGCAGCCAAACGTAAGGAAACTGTGTGACACCCCTCCGCCCGCTCCCCAAGCTCACACTCACAACCTGGCGTACTATGACAACATTATCTGTCAG GATGAGCCTCAGAAGCAGGAAGACCCGGCGAAGTCCCCACAGCCCCAGGAGGAGGGCTCTATGAACATCCTCAACTCTCACTCCCCCAAACACGAGAACAACCGCCCAACCTCTGTCGTCCACGACCACGGCAACACCCccaacaacacagaggaaaacGCCGAGGTAAACATGCTCCAGAACAACTTGGTATAA
- the LOC122969178 gene encoding chondroitin sulfate proteoglycan 5-like isoform X2 produces the protein MARGDGRLGTWQVLLTISMVIIPLSAHGRHSLARRHHHHNQSSVNKEALNTRMVLSDDSAERDHLIGAGLGLGAKLPVSSTRHHHSHKHAHLDFAEEDPPVGEELTAGGAGPDQPGNPLSDDVITVEFHSPAPDIVPSDAAVDWTKVPKAQKQKGGDPTAWTLSDFYDYLSPDDDLSALEMTPEPEPTPSPPADMEDENPLLAGSPSLPDNARPNVDSGPSLPAPPMPGPDKGEGLDLGGAMGADGCRLGFVRSGPGVCVSQCEVEPNFCFNGGVCTVVAGMGAFCRCNMQDYIWNKGTRCDWAVTEFQVMCVVVGVSSLVLLFLLMIIVFFAKRLHRLKNENKRLRKRSKYRPQSTEPQTDGLSVSTTADGSQPNDEPQKQEDPAKSPQPQEEGSMNILNSHSPKHENNRPTSVVHDHGNTPNNTEENAEVNMLQNNLV, from the exons ATGGCGCGCGGTGACGGTCGGTTGGGAACCTGGCAGGTGCTACTGACCATCTCCATGGTCATCATTCCCCTGTCTGCTCACG GGAGGCATTCACTGGCCAGGCGTCATCATCACCACAACCAATCATCTGTCAACAAGGAGGCCTTGAACACCAGAATGGTGCTCAGTGATGACTCCGCAGAGAGGGACCACCTGATTGGAGCAGGGCTTGGGCTCGGGGCGAAACTCCCAGTCAGCTCCACCAGACATCATCATTCTCATAAACACGCCCACTTAGACTTCGCAGAGGAAGACCCACCTGTGGGGGAGGAGCTCACAGCCGGAGGGGCTGGACCAGACCAGCCCGGGAACCCCTTGTCTGATGACGTCATCACCGTGGAGTTCCACAGCCCTGCGCCAGATATCGTGCCCTCTGATGCTGCTGTGGATTGGACCAAAGTCCCAAAAGCACAGAAGCAAAAAGGGGGAGACCCTACTGCATGGACGCTTTCTGACTTTTATGACTACCTGTCCCCTGACGACGACCTCTCTGCATTGGAAATGACCCCAGAACCTGAGCCCACCCCTTCGCCCCCGGCTGACATGGAGGATGAGAATCCACTCCTGGCGGgctctccttctctcccagACAATGCAAGGCCTAACGTGGATAGTGGGCCCTCCTTACCTGCTCCTCCAATGCCAGGGCCGGACAAGGGTGAGGGGTTAGACTTAGGCGGCGCCATGGGGGCTGACGGCTGCAGGCTGGGCTTTGTACGCTCTGGACCTGGGGTCTGTGTATCCCAGTGTGAGGTTGAACCCAATTTCTGCTTCAATGGAGGAGTGTGCACCGTAGTGGCGGGAATGGGAGCTTTCTGCag GTGCAATATGCAGGACTACATCTGGAACAAAGGCACGCGCTGTGATTGGGCGGTCACAGAGTTCCAGGTGATGTGCGTGGTGGTGGGCGTGTCCTCCCTggtgctcctcttcctcctcatgatcATCGTATTCTTTGCCAAAAGGCTGCACCGCCTCAAGAACGAGAACAAGCGCCTTCGCAAacgcag TAAGTACCGCCCACAGAGCACCGAGCCACAGACGGATGGCCTCTCAGTTTCGACAACAGCAGACGGCTCGCAGCCAAAC GATGAGCCTCAGAAGCAGGAAGACCCGGCGAAGTCCCCACAGCCCCAGGAGGAGGGCTCTATGAACATCCTCAACTCTCACTCCCCCAAACACGAGAACAACCGCCCAACCTCTGTCGTCCACGACCACGGCAACACCCccaacaacacagaggaaaacGCCGAGGTAAACATGCTCCAGAACAACTTGGTATAA